In Populus alba chromosome 1, ASM523922v2, whole genome shotgun sequence, a single window of DNA contains:
- the LOC118049803 gene encoding zinc finger CCCH domain-containing protein 14, producing MEFGGGHRKRTRNDAAFNGNGGHKKNRQEMESFSTGIGSKSKPCTKFFSTSGCPFGEGCHFLHHVPGGFKAVSQMLNVGGSPALPPASRNQGVPTLSYQDRSSPPSVKSRLCNKYNTVEGCKFGDKCHFAHGEWELGKASAAPSYEDPRAMGPIPGRMSRHMEHPHQGHGAAASFGSSATTKISIDASLAGAIIGKNGVNSKHICRVTGAKLSIRDHEADPKKRSIELEGSFDQISQASDMVRQLISNVGQGSGPPIKNQAMHSSGGSNNFKTKICENFNKGSCTFGDRCHFAHGAEELRKSGM from the exons ATGGAATTTGGCGGCGGTCACCGGAAGAGAACCAGAAACGACGCTGCTTTTAATGGCAATGGTGGCCACAAAAAGAACAGACAAG AAATGGAGTCCTTTTCAACTGGTATAGGAAGCAAATCGAAGCCATGCACAAAGTTTTTCAG TACTTCTGGATGTCCATTTGGTGAGGGATGCCATTTCTTGCATCATGTTCCCGGTGGCTTCAAAGCTGTGTCCCAGATGCTTAATGTTGGTGGCAGCCCAGCTCTTCCACCAGCATCCAGAAATCAAGGTGTCCCAACCCTTTCTTATCAAGATCGCTCTTCTCCTCCATCTGTGAAGTCCCGTTTGTGCAATAAATACAACACAGTTGAAGGTTGCAAGTTTGGTGATAAATGCCACTTTGCCCATGGTGAGTGGGAGCTTGGGAAGGCTTCTGCTGCTCCATCATATGAGGATCCTCGTGCCATGGGGCCAATTCCAGGCAGGATGAGCAGACACATGGAGCATCCACACCAAGGTCATGGTGCTGCAGCCAGCTTTGGGTCCTCTGCAACTACTAAGATCAGTATTGATGCATCACTTGCTGGAGCCATCATTGGAAAAAACGGTGTTAACTCGAAGCATATTTGTCGTGTTACTGGAGCCAAGCTTTCCATAAGGGATCATGAGGCAGACCCTAAAAAGAGGAGCATAGAGCTCGAGGGTTCATTTGATCAGATCAGTCAAGCAAGTGACATGGTTCGCCAGCTTATTTCAAATGTCGGTCAAGGCTCTGGACCTCCCATAAAAAACCAAGCAATGCACTCTTCTGGTGGATCAAACAACTTCAAGACCAAGATCTGTGAGAACTTCAACAAAGGATCTTGCACTTTTGGGGATAGGTGCCATTTTGCACATGGTGCTGAGGAATTGCGCAAGTCGGGCATGTGA
- the LOC118049802 gene encoding uncharacterized protein: MSPPPELVSKNRFLGFLIWQTFTSTTIYFLTKLFLLAFFTTPKFSPSQLCFSLLKFFTFTFSNLLFSSSLSILSSPQSLPYASPLQLAAGLVRFAFVSSPAEPEFRRRALVSARFVVFVVVSGISGALSVVCLCGFDGFELIARLGFRGFVFGVLYGLFDVYKKRWVLEFPIIQRPIFYSFKMGLPLAIKRALKLSNVAYLFLAVLQVFLPEQFKSGGTMGQFITEQIILYIGSFSVVFCWELSHHLHQVLHTKRFLFAPPKGSAAAETNPSEPLLAALEESIPDSLPQYLAYLDLCMVCENNVDTWRRAAFFEETGETYKRVVAACLRPLEQLASNLSEGLEGCFVDKAHQLSNQLQSPTDSQWDSRHCEPLNNFQKYAWCARAVASLTAWSHEEDRFGVAQLTGSNAAVTSTLISSLLAVEAFMGKKTSLQPQHLMGPAAIKWNTPNIGRRDVVTTKKQGGPLHAKAYAMADVLRTSVYSIVSTFHDEMFTSTKAGLLEKDWVLKSKPLFGTYELLAQKLHHFLDFRAN, from the exons atgtCCCCGCCGCCAGAACTGGTGTCGAAAAACAGATTCTTAGGGTTTCTAATTTGGCAAACCTTCACTTCCACCACCATTTACTTCCTCACAAAACTCTTCCTCCTCGCCTTTTTTACCACTCCCAAATTTTCACCATCCCAACTATGTTTTTCACTTCTCAAGTTTTTTACTTTTACCTTCTCTAACCTCCTCTTCTCCTCTTCTCTCTCCATCCTCTCCTCTCCACAATCTCTTCCCTACGCCTCTCCTCTCCAGCTCGCTGCCGGTCTCGTCCGCTTTGCTTTTGTGTCGTCACCGGCGGAGCCTGAGTTTCGCCGTCGTGCGTTGGTTTCGGCGAGATTTGTGGTGTTTGTGGTGGTTTCTGGGATATCTGGGGCTTTGTCAGTGGTGTGTTTGTGTGGTTTTGATGGGTTTGAGTTGATTGCGAGGTTAGGATTTAGGGGTTTTGTGTTTGGGGTTTTGTATGGGTTGTttgatgtttataaaaaaagatgggttTTGGAGTTTCCGATCATTCAG CGTCCTATTTTCTACAGCTTCAAGATGGGACTTCCTTTGGCTATTAAACGAGCTTTAAAACTTTCAAATGTGGCTTACCTATTCTTAGCTGTGCTGCAAGTGTTTCTTCCAGAGCAATTTAAGAGTGGAGGGACCATGGGGCAGTTCATCACTGAGCAGATCATTCTGTATATTGGGAGCTTTTCTGTGGTTTTCTGTTGGGAATTGAGTCACCATTTACATCAG GTGCTACACACAAAAAGGTTCTTATTTGCACCGCCAAAAGGTTCTGCTGCAGCAGAGACAAATCCCAGCGAGCCTCTCCTCGCAGCCCTTGAGGAGAGCATTCCAGATTCCCTTCCACAGTATCTTGCATATCTTGATCTGTGTATGGTTTGTGAGAATAATGTAGATACTTGGCGCCGAGCTGCATTTTTTGAAGAAACTGGTGAAACATACAAAAGAGTTGTTGCTGCATGCTTGAGGCCTTTGGAACAGCTTGCATCTAACTTGAGTGAAGGCTTGGAAGGTTGTTTTGTTGACAAGGCACACCAACTATCCAATCAATTGCAGTCGCCAACAGACTCTCAATGGGATTCAAGGCACTGTGAACCACTAAACAACTTCCAG AAGTATGCATGGTGCGCCAGGGCAGTTGCCTCCTTGACTGCATGGTCGCACGAGGAGGACAGATTTGGGGTTGCCCAACTCACTGGTAGCAATGCTGCTGTTACCTCAACACTTATCTCTAGCCTGCTTGCTGTTGAAGCTTTCATGGGGAAGAAGACAAGCTTGCAACCCCAACACTTGATGGGGCCAGCTGCTATTAAATGGAATACTCCAAACATAGGAAGAAGAGATGTTGTGACAACGAAAAAACAAGGTGGTCCTCTACATGCAAAAGCTTATGCCATGGCTGATGTGCTAAGGACCTCAGTCTACAGCATTGTGTCTACTTTCCACGATGAGATGTTCACAAGTACCAAAGCAGGTCTTCTTGAGAAGGATTGGGTCCTTAAAAGCAAGCCCCTTTTCGGAACCTATGAGCTGCTTGCTCAGAAATTGCATCATTTCCTGGATTTTCGAGCTAACTAG
- the LOC118049801 gene encoding protein NRT1/ PTR FAMILY 7.1: MDSFSSTNVVLKKQVKGESSVISREDVAVKRIRTEEEQEIANRKPSLIWKGTGGWTAASILLANQCLATLAFFGVGVNLVLFLTRVLGQSNADAANNVSKWTGTVYLCSLVGAFLSDSYWGRYLTCAIFQLIFVSGLVLVSVSSWFFLIIPDGCGDGKLSCVPATSMGQAVFYLAIYLVAFGYGGHQPSIATFGADQFDESKPKERNSKAAFFCYFYFALNFGSLFSNTLLVYFEDHGRWTLGFLLSLGSAVIALVSFLFGAPGYKYVKPCGNPLPRVAQVFVAAARKWDVIPVKADELYELEGPESAIKGSRKIFHSEEFEFLDKAATMTEDDLSHQKNPWRLCTITQVEEAKCVLKMLPVWLCTIIYSVVFTQMASLFVEQGDVMNSNIGKFHLPAASMSAFDICSVLVCTGIYRQILVPLVGRLSGNPKGLTELQRMGIGLVIGMLAMLAAGATEIERLKNVIEGHKVSSLSIFWQIPQYVLVGASEVFMYIGQLEFFNGQAPDGIKSFGSSLCMASISLGNYSSSMLVNMVMKITTKGDKPGWIPDDLNTGHMDRFYFLIAVLTAFDFVIYLFCAKWYKPINIDDSQGIEMEKQEDDVLAKV; the protein is encoded by the exons ATGGATTCGTTCTCTTCCACCAACGTTGTGCTAAAG aagcaGGTGAAAGGAGAAAGTAGTGTCATCTCCAGGGAAGATGTAGCTGTGAAGAGAATCAGAACTGAGGAAGAACAGGAGATTGCTAACAGAAAGCCTTCCCTTATTTGGAAGGGAACTGGAGGGTGGACAGCTGCAAGCATCTTGCTAG CAAATCAATGCCTGGCTACACTAGCTTTCTTTGGAGTTGGTGTGAATTTGGTTCTATTCTTAACAAGAGTTCTTGGTCAAAGTAATGCTGATGCTGCCAATAATGTCAGCAAGTGGACTGGCACAGTTTATCTGTGCTCACTCGTAGGAGCTTTCCTCAGTGATTCATACTGGGGTAGATACTTGACCTGTGCAATCTTTCAGCTAATATTCGTCTCG GGGTTGGTGCTCGTATCGGTATCATCTTGGTTTTTCTTGATCATACCAGATGGATGTGGTGATGGAAAATTATCCTGTGTGCCGGCAACATCGATGGGACAAGCTGTCTTCTACTTGGCTATATACTTAGTAGCCTTTGGATATGGTGGGCATCAACCTTCCATAGCGACATTTGGAGCAGATCAATTTGACGAGTCGAAACCGAAAGAAAGAAATTCCAAGGCAGCTTTCTTTTGCTATTTCTATTTTGCACTCAACTTTGGATCTTTATTCTCAAACACCCTTTTGGTGTACTTTGAGGATCATGGCAGATGGACACTAGGCTTCCTGCTATCATTAGGTTCTGCAGTCATAGCCTTGGTATCATTCTTGTTTGGGGCACCTGGTTACAAGTACGTAAAACCCTGCGGCAACCCTTTGCCGCGAGTTGCTCAGGTGTTTGTGGCTGCAGCTAGGAAATGGGATGTCATCCCGGTGAAAGCTGATGAACTGTATGAACTAGAAGGGCCAGAATCTGCTATCAAAGGGAGCAGGAAGATTTTTCACAGTGAAGAATTTGA GTTTTTGGACAAGGCAGCAACAATGACAGAGGATGATTTGAGTCACCAAAAGAATCCATGGAGGCTTTGCACAATAACTCAAGTAGAGGAAGCCAAATGTGTTCTTAAAATGTTACCTGTTTGGTTATGCACTATAATTTACTCTGTCGTCTTCACTCAGATGGCATCCCTCTTTGTTGAGCAAGGAGATGTCATGAATTCCAATATTGGAAAGTTTCACCTCCCAGCTGCTAGCATGTCTGCCTTCGATATCTGCAGTGTCCTTGTTTGCACTGGAATTTATCGTCAAATCCTCGTGCCATTAGTTGGAAGGTTAAGTGGTAATCCTAAGGGGTTAACTGAGCTTCAGAGGATGGGAATTGGACTCGTCATTGGAATGCTAGCAATGCTTGCAGCGGGTGCTACTGAGATTGAAAGGCTCAAGAATGTTATCGAAGGGCACAAAGTCAGCTCTTTAAGCATATTTTGGCAAATTCCACAATATGTTCTTGTTGGTGCATCTGAGGTTTTCATGTATATAGGTCAATTGGAGTTCTTTAATGGCCAAGCACCGGATGGGATCAAGAGTTTTGGAAGCTCACTTTGCATGGCTTCAATCTCTCTTGGCAACTATTCCAGTAGCATGCTAGTTAATATGGTGATGAAGATTACAACTAAAGGTGACAAGCCTGGATGGATCCCGGATGACTTGAACACAGGACACATGGACAGGTTTTACTTCCTGATTGCAGTGCTAACAGCCTTTGATTTCGTGATTTACTTGTTCTGTGCCAAGTGGTACAAGCCTATCAACATTGATGACAGTCAGGGAATTGAGAtggaaaagcaagaagatgatGTGCTTGCAAAAGTTTAA
- the LOC118049800 gene encoding enoyl-[acyl-carrier-protein] reductase [NADH], chloroplastic produces the protein MAATAASGLQMATARPCISSSRRMVKAGAAILGANSKGASWAKLASGSHISYIQPFKRTLMSSSVKLNKVVTKAMSESNESKPVSGLPIDLRGKRAFIAGVADDNGYGWAIAKSLAAAGAEILVGTWVPALNIFETSLRRGKFDESRVLPDGSLMEITKVYPLDAVFDNLEDVPEDVKANKRYAGSSKWTVQEVAESVKQDYGSIDILVHSLANGPEVTKPLLETSRKGYLAAISASSYSYVSLLKHFLPLMNPGGSSISLTYIASERIIPGYGGGMSSAKAALESDTRVLAFEAGRKNRIRVNTISAGPLRSRAAKAIGFIDTMIEYSLANAPLQKELSADEVGNAAAFLASPLASAVTGTVMYVDNGLNVMGVGVDSPIFKDLNIPTDKHQG, from the exons atgGCGGCAACTGCGGCTTCTGGCCTTCAAATGGCAACTGCAAGGCCCTGCATTTCCTCTTCTCGCAGAATGGTTAAGGCAGGTGCTGCTATTCTTGGCGCCAATTCTAAAGGGGCTTCATGGGCTAAGCTTGCGAGTGGTTCTCATATATCATATATCCAGCCTTTTAAAAGGACACTCATGTCGTCTTCAGTTAAATTGAATAAGGTTGTGACAAAGGCAATGTCTGAATCTAATGAAAGTAAGCCAGTGTCCGGATTGCCAATTGATTTGAGAG GTAAACGGGCATTTATTGCTGGTGTGGCTGACGACAATGGATATGGTTGGGCAATAGCAAAATCTCTTGCTGCTGCTGGTGCTGAAATTCTGGTTGGAACATGGGTGCCT GCTTTGAACATTTTTGAAACAAGCCTGCGAAGGGGAAAGTTTGATGAATCTCGCGT GTTGCCAGATGGTTCTTTGATGGAGATCACCAAAGTATATCCCCTTGATGCGGTGTTTGACAACCTTGAGGATGTACCTGAAGAT GTGAAAGCAAATAAGCGTTATGCTGGATCCAGCAAGTGGACTGTTCAG gaagTTGCCGAATCTGTCAAACAGGATTATGGCAGCATTGACATCCTGGTGCACTCACTTGCCAATGGGCCTGAG GTTACTAAACCCCTTTTGGAAACATCAAGGAAAGGATATCTTGCAGCCATATCTGCATCCAGTTACTCATATGTTTCTTTACTCAAGCATTTCCTTCCTTTAATGAATCCAG GTGGTTCATCAATTTCTCTCACATACATTGCCTCTGAGAGGATCATACCAGG ATATGGTGGAGGCATGAGTTCTGCCAAAGCTGCACTCGAGAGCGACACACGT GTGCTTGCATTTGAAGCAGGAAGGAAAAACAGAATCAGGGTCAACACAATATCTGCTG GTCCGCTAAGAAGCCGAGCAGCCAAAGCAATTGGATTTATTGACACCATGATTGAATATTCATTAGCCAATGCACCCTTGCAAAAAGAACTATCTGCAG ATGAGGTGGGTAATGCTGCTGCCTTCTTAGCATCACCTTTAGCTTCTGCCGTCACTGGTACTGTTATGTACGTTGACAATGGCCTCAACGTAATGGGTGTTGGTGTTGACAGCCCAATATTCAAAGACCTTAACATTCCAACAGACAAGCACCAGGGATAA